From the Oncorhynchus nerka isolate Pitt River linkage group LG20, Oner_Uvic_2.0, whole genome shotgun sequence genome, one window contains:
- the LOC115102269 gene encoding cyclin-dependent kinase 11B-like isoform X9 has translation MTFRRRRKRLSLPVVQDCAEYISAGGERVLMGDEKDTWKVKTLDEILQEKKRRRELEESTEPKRLKNCVPCPVPQTDDREAKRDTPEEGELRDKKMEITIRNSPYIREDSTEDRGSLFVESLALDSLPNSRGEEDESLAIKPPQQITRKDKSHHRKEEKRKDKRRRRSHSAEGAAGKRVRPKDKDRESERRKRQWEEQDKARRDWERQKRREQARAQSRRERAPDRIPPSSPDYRDRLEQVERQRERDRKLREQQQKEQREQKERERRAEERRKEREVRREVPSHHRALPDEYGDKPKQSHRSRSPNPNQTPRDRLEQNSEPHRTGAAKDEKPEDKDLLSDLQDISDSERKTSTGESSLGSGSGSDEEENDDGSSSEGEEEESGSGSGESDQTAGDVSEDERSEEEFEEERENSNHIAPVPESRFDHDTEESGEEEEEEDEEEEEAGEGDVTPQSVSHSHSATPELEENYIPDSPPISPVELKKELPKYLPALQGCRSVEEFQCLNRIEEGTYGVVYRAKDKKTDEIVALKRLKMEKEKEGFPITSLREINTILKAQHPNIVTVREIVVGSNMDKIYIVMNYVEHDLKSLMETMKQPFLPGEVKTLMIQLLRGVRHLHDNWILHRDLKTSNLLLSHKGILKVGDFGLAREYGSPLKPYTPVVVTLWYRSPELLLGAKVSQNLIWNKFTLPKS, from the exons caggCGGCGAGCGGGTGCTGATGGGGGACGAAAAGGACACCTGGAAAGTGAAAACACTCGACGAAATTCTGCAAGAGAAGAAACGCAGACGGGAGCTGGAGGAGAGTACGGAGCCCAAACGTCTGAAAAAT TGCGTTCCGTGCCCTGTTCCACAGACGGATGATCGGGAAGCCAAACGGGACACTCCGGAAGAAGGAGAACTACGGGataaaaaaatggaaataacAATCCGGAATTCCCCGTACATACGGGAAGATTCCACCGAGGACAG GGGCAGCCTGTTTGTTGAGTCGTTGGCACTAGACAGTCTTCCCAATTCCAGGGGAGAAGAGGATGAATCGCTGGCAATAAAGCCTCCCCAGCAAATTACCAGAAAAGACAAATCTCACCACAGAAAGGAGGAGAAAAGAAAGGACAAGAGACGCCGCCGCAGTCACTCTGCTGAAGGAG CAGCAGGGAAACGCGTTCGGCCCAAAGACAAGGACAGGGAGAGTGAGCGCAGAAAGCGGCAGTGGGAGGAGCAGGACAAGGCCCGACGAGACTGGGAGAGGCAGAAACGCAGGGAACAGGCCAGAGCACAATCCCGCAGAGAGAG AGCTCCTGACAGGATTCCCCCGTCTTCCCCGGActacagggacaggttggagcAGGTGGAGCGCCAGCGCGAGAGGGACCGCAAGCTCCGCGAGCAGCAGCAGAAGGAGcagcgtgagcagaaggagagggagagaagggcagAGGAGCGCCGGAAAGAGCGTGAGGTGCGCCGAGAAG TTCCGTCCCACCACCGTGCGCTGCCCGATGAGTACGGTGACAAGCCCAAACAGAGCCACCGCAGTCGCAGCCCCAACCCCAACCAGACTCCCCGGGATAGACTGGAGCAAAACAGCGAGCCACACAGAACTGGTG CGGCAAAGGATGAGAAGCCTGAGGACAAGGACCTTCTCTCTGACCTCCAGGACATCAGTGACAGCGAGAGGAAGACCAGTACAGGAGAGTCCTCCTTAG GTTCAGGGTCAGGCTCTGATGAGGAGGAGAATGATGATGGATCTAGCagcgagggagaggaagaggaatcgGGTTCGGGCTCAGGAGAATCTGACCAGACTGCAG GTGACGTGAGTGAAGATGAGCGGTCTGAGGAAGAGtttgaggaagaaagagagaacagcAACCATATTGCTCCAG TGCCTGAGTCCCGATTTGACCATGACACTGAGgaaagtggagaggaggaggaggaagaggacgaggaggaggaggaagcagGGGAGGGAGATGTCACCCCCCAGTCGGTGTCTCACTCCCACTCAGCCACCCCTGAACTTGAGGAGAACTACATCCCTgactcccctcccatctccccgGTGGAGCTAAAGAAGGAGCTGCCCAAGTACCTGCCAGCTCTACAG GGGTGTCGCAGTGTCGAGGAGTTCCAGTGTCTAAATCGTATCGAGGAAGGGACCTACGGTGTGGTGTACAGGGCCAAGGACAAAAAaacag ATGAGATTGTGGCCTTGAAGCGTTtaaagatggagaaggagaaagaaggtTTCCCCATCACGTCTCTGAGAGAGATCAATACCATTCTGAAGGCCCAGCACCCCAACATTGTCACTGTCAGG GAAATTGTTGTTGGAAGCAACATGGACAAGATCTATATTGTTATGAACTACGTGGAGCACGACCTGAAGAGCTTGATGGAGACCATGAAACAGCCTTTCCTGCCAG GTGAAGTGAAGACCCTGATGATCCAACTGCTGCGAGGTGTTCGCCATCTCCACGACAACTGGATCCTCCACCGCGACCTGAAGACCTccaacctgctgctcagtcacaAGGGGATCCTTAAG GTGGGGGACTTTGGTCTGGCCCGTGAGTATGGTTCTCCCCTGAAGCCCTATACACCTGTGGTGGTGACACTGTGGTACCGTTCTCCAGAGCTGCTGCTGGGAGCCAAAGTGAGTCAGAACTTGATCTGGAATAAGTTTaccctccccaaatcctaa